Proteins from one Drosophila miranda strain MSH22 chromosome Y unlocalized genomic scaffold, D.miranda_PacBio2.1 Contig_Y7_pilon, whole genome shotgun sequence genomic window:
- the LOC117195173 gene encoding uncharacterized protein LOC117195173 isoform X2, which yields MNATENTPAKAHQRAAASAESPEVVDLTDFSDAEEPESAAKADEEAAPKPGVAEEPHTSDGDMYADMELDADEAGAADHEGPRDSPPLFSRRPSGFRRENLWSPPPYKRRAAPCSPEPGSPSFEEEFEDAGSSQHSFPEPETPSYAPMFEQKFEDAGYHQSRDPRTGRGIYRPERGLERYTPKPYNAYYDDGEREEEEPYGRQFIAETETFHHTVTPWGLRVTRNHQMSVDVFVPPGRNVNAFFRTFREAAEPID from the coding sequence ATGAACGCCACCGAGAACACCCCAGCTAAGGCGCACCAGAGAGCCGCTGCATCAGCAGAGTCACCCGAAGTCGTAGACCTCACGGATTTCTCCGACGCCGAGGAACCGGAGTCCGCTGCCAAGGCGGACGAGGAAGCCGCCCCGAAGCCAGGAGTAGCCGAAGAACCCCACACCTCCGATGGGGACATGTACGCAGATATGGAGCTAGACGCCGACGAGGCAGGGGCAGCCGACCACGAGGGTCCCCGAGACAGCCCCCCGCTGTTCTCCCGCCGACCATCCGGGTTCCGTCGAGAGAACCTGTGGTCGCCGCCGCCGTATAAACGACGAGCCGCGCCCTGCTCCCCGGAGCCAGGGTCACCGTCATTCGAAGAGGAGTTCGAAGATGCCGGTTCTAGCCAGCACAGCTTCCCGGAACCAGAAACGCCATCATACGCGCCGATGTTCGAACAGAAGTTTGAAGATGCCGGTTATCACCAGAGCCGCGATCCCCGAACCGGCCGTGGCATTTACCGCCCCGAGAGGGGGCTGGAGCGTTACACTCCGAAACCATACAACGCGTACTACGACGACGGGGAGAGAGAAGAGGAGGAACCCTACGGTCGGCAATTCATAGCCGAAACAGAGACCTTTCACCACACGGTCACGCCATGGGGGTTACGCGTCACGCGTAACCACCAGATGTCCGTAGACGTCTTTGTCCCTCCCGGCCGGAATGTCAACGCGTTCTTCAGGACATTCCGAGAAGCCGCGGAACCAATCGACTAG